gaaaaattttctttagtataaatatatttaagtatgaaaattagtaaaattaataataagtctttataatatatatataattacataccttatatattaatgaatttttattaagaaatgatGACATCACAACACAACCACctaatgataatttatatctatatgctaaatataatgataatgctCCACCCATTGAAAAACCACCTACAATTATTCTATTACATGGGATTCCATTAGATTGTTCTGCATCTATCAACTGTACCAACATATGACACATTGAATCGATAGAATGTTCTTCCTCGGAAACATTATTTGATACACTTTTGCGATTAAACCATACATTGCTTATCTATAAAAGTAAAACTATTACTAGATGTATTACAATACATATTTAGAAACAAAGATTTTgtcttttatcgattttaactAGTTAGATAACAATATTACCATTTCATTATTTGGTGTATAAGGTTGAGCAGGTGCAGTAggataaacaatttttatatgagGGAACTTCAATTCTTCCCTGTTAAGCATATCAATTGTACTCTTTATGTGTTTTCCACAATCtcctaatataaaaaaattagaatttcttaatgtttatttaaaaaaatttcattatgtaaccttttcttcattatatatttttttctatcttttattattttatttaataaatataaatcttttttaccaGAACcatggaagaaaaataaagtggCAGTATGTTTTTTTGTAGCTGgtacaatattaaatttcgataTCTTCATGATTGCAGCCattcctttatctcttttttacttacaatacaaaagtatttataatttttttataaattctacttctataaatgataatacatGTCAAGGTTATAACGAAGCTTGATAAAACGTTAAGTAAGCAAATGAATATTGCTTATCGAACGTTTAATCATTTAAG
This genomic interval from Vespula pensylvanica isolate Volc-1 chromosome 8, ASM1446617v1, whole genome shotgun sequence contains the following:
- the LOC122631255 gene encoding lysophospholipase-like protein 1, yielding MAAIMKISKFNIVPATKKHTATLFFFHGSGDCGKHIKSTIDMLNREELKFPHIKIVYPTAPAQPYTPNNEMISNVWFNRKSVSNNVSEEEHSIDSMCHMLVQLIDAEQSNGIPCNRIIVGGFSMGGALSLYLAYRYKLSLGGCVVMSSFLNKNSLIYKYLENNKIEKTPPLLQFHGDLDTIVPIEWGKETCNNLKKLGVNATFVPLKNIDHELIVTEIQDFKQWLNNILPE